One Rhizoctonia solani chromosome 1, complete sequence DNA window includes the following coding sequences:
- a CDS encoding helix loop helix DNA-binding domain protein has translation MQHHRPLGHRHYYYPNTSGQVYARPRPAPPHFHPQQQQQQQQHAMSNALLSSAEESNIFGFLDAFDWDLDESVGAGMPAFDSGTSMPSAVAAGPEAPQIAMDVDPFFAQRQSALVPFGVAHHSPPPSLSIRTSPDEGLVSGGLLTPGASTPTNSRTPKPLLTQPQKRLNHIMSEQKRRNAIKEGYETLAMLLSPGDVSLKLAELASPEKKAQAAVMASEFGYTGRPGRARGSGKNGKAKKMGKGKSGMLFRAVEFCKWLQQDVDALRIEIERLEGVRPYNSGPNRSPNTQPQ, from the exons ATGCAGCATCATCGTCCACTTGGTCATCGTCACTATTACTATCCGAATACATCCGGCCAAGTATACGCCCGACCCCGGCCTGCTCCTCCGCACTTCCACccacagcaacagcagcagcaacaacaacacgCAATGAGCAACGCACTCTTGTCTTCCGCTGAGGAATCGAATATATTCGGATTTCTAGATGCCTTTGACTGGGACTTGGATGAATCGGTCGGGGCGGGTATGCCTGCCTTTGACTCAGGCACGAGTATGCCTTCCGCAGTTGCCGCCGGCCCAGAGGCACCACAGATCGCGATGGATGTTGACCCGTTTTTCG ctCAACGCCAATCTGCACTTGTTCCGTTTGGTGTTGCTCACcactcaccacccccttcGTTGTCCATACGAACATCGCCGGATGAAGGGCTTGTCAGCGGCGGCTTGTTAACTCCTGGCGCATCAACACCGACGAACTCACGGACTCCCAAACCACTTCTCACTCAGCCCCAAAAACGGCTAAACCACATCATGTCGGAGCAGAAACGAAGGAATGCGATCAAGGAAGGATACGAGACACTTGCGATGCTGCTCTCGCCCGGAGACGTCTCGCTCAAACTGGCCGAACTCGCATCTCCCGAGAAGAAGGCTCAGGCTGCGGTCATGGCTAGCGAG TTTGGGTACACTGGTAGGCCAGGGCGAGCCCGTGGGTCGGGAAAGAATGGGAAAGCTAAAAAGATGGGGAAAGGAAAGAGTGGTATGCTCTTCCGTGCAGTCGAGTTTTGCAAGTGGCTGCAACAAGATGTCGATGCGCTTCGTATTGAAATCGAACGCCTCGAGGGTGTCCGCCCCTATAATTCTGGCCCTAATCGGTCACCTAATACCCAGCCCCAATAA
- a CDS encoding sulfate anion transporter, which produces MRLKSISPLVEFAFDFRITSSFACVVEDKMIAKSTGPQGTLPNKPIGEAGLRRAAYASLIILTSGRIACSNPTPRKKAQSSRAVPALNIPLPYRALVCDNLGTVLTSSYYPAIAHKAHEHAILTRSKLRTLGFGHIFRDRIREPVFSIFYMAEGLKRLGKRIVGYPDRPIPHTISTRDYLQQAKTTNVKQGVIDYLTSLFPFFQWITRYNLGWATGDLIAGLTVGLVLVPQSMSYAKIATLTPEYGLYASFVGVFIYCFFATSKDVSIGPVAVMSLQVANVIKHVQNSHPNLYTGPEIAVALAFICGFIVLGIGLLRIGRIVEFIPAPAVSGFMTGSAISIVAGQVPGLFGINGRFDTRAATYKVIINTLKNLKHSTKDAAFGVTGLFALYAIKYVFMYLTKRFPNRERLFFFISIARNAFVIIVLTLAAYLYAHPRKDAKGNYPISVLKTVPRGFKHVGQPRIDAGIISALGSQIPVSTIILLLEHIAISKSFGRLNGYKINPNQELIAIGVTNTIGTLFAAYPATGSFSRSALKSKSGVRTPAAGWITGITVIVALYGLTDAFFWIPNAGLSAIIIHAVADLVASPAQAFMFWRVAPLEYIIWLAAVLVTIFSSIENGIYTSIIASVALLLIRIAVPKGQFLGRVTVHSESEDKRSRDVYVPLSINGGIMNPHVKVEAPSNGVIIYRLEESITFPNSSSVNSALVDYAKENTKRGKDMTNVPLSERPWNDPGPRRGAQVDAAAADASKPILRAVVLDFSAVAHIDTTGVQNLMDTRKELERWADRPIEFHFASILSPWIRRALVAGGFGVEEHGRVIPHEIAPVVPPPQGQYTGPNDEFAITASNNRASKDDVEDLKSASSSMTEFEAAIVSRSTPYFHLDLNSAVRAAESFA; this is translated from the exons ATGCGCTTGAAATCCATCTCGCCACTGGTTGAATTTGCTTTCGATTTCCGAATAACTTCTTCTTTCGCATGTGTAGTCGAGGACAAGATGATCGCCAAGTCAACGGGACCCCAAGGAACACTCCCCAATAAGCCGATCGGAGAAGCTGGCTTGAGGAGGGCAGCTTATGCTTCTTTAATTATCTTGA CCAGTGGGAGGATTGCGTGCTCGAATCCCACCCCTCGAAAGAAGGCACAATCTTCCCGGGCCGTGCCTGCTCTGAACATTCCCCTGCCGTATCGCGCCTTAGTTTGCGATAATCTTGGC ACGGTGCTAACCTCTTCGTATTACCCGGCGATTGCACACAAAGCCCACGAACACGCCATCCTTACCCGCTCCAAGCTTCGGACTCTCGGATTTGGGCATATCTTCCGAGATCGCATAAGAGAGCCCGTGTTCTCGATCTTCT ATATGGCTGAAGGACTGAAGAGGCTAGGCAAGAGGATTGTTGGCTACCCTGACCGACCAATTCCTCATACCATCTCCACTCGAGACTATCTTCAACAGGCCAAAACAACCAATGTAAAACAAGGt GTAATCGACTATCTTACAAGTCTATTCCCTTTCTTCCAATGGATCACACGATACAATCTTGGTTGGGCAACAGGTGACCTTATTGCGG GCCTCACTGTCGGCTTAGTTTTAGTTCCACAGAGTATGTCTTACGCCAAGATTGCAACTCTGACTCCCGAATATGGCCTCTACGCATCTTTTGTCGGGGTATTCATATACTGC TTTTTCGCAACATCGAAGGATGTGTCTATTGGCCCTGTCGCTGTCATGTCCCTTCAGGTTGCCAACGTTATCAAGCATGTTCAAAACTCACATCCCAACCTTTATACCGGCCCTGAAATTGCAGTTGCTCTGGCTTTCATTTGTGGTTTCATCGTGCTCGGAATTGGGCTCCTTCGAATTGGGCGTATTGTTGAATTTATCCCAGCACCTGCAGTGAGCGGGTTCATGACCGGCAGTGCTATCAGCATCGTGGCCGGTCAGGTTCCTGGGCTGTTCGGTATCAACGGTCGCTTCGA CACTCGTGCGGCAACTTACAAGGTCATTATTAACACGTTAAAGAATTTAAAGCACTCGACCAAGGATGCCGCATTTGGTGTAACTGGACTATTTG CATTATACGCCATCAAATACGTGTTCATGTATCTGACCAAACGCTTCCCAAATCGCGAGcgtttgttcttcttcatttCGATTGCACGTAATGCCTTCGTGATTATCGTCCTTACGCTCGCAGCCTACTTGTATGCGCACCCTCGAAAGGATGCCAAAGGCAACTATCCCATTTCCGTCCTCAAGACTGTTCCACGCGGATTCAAGCATGTCGGCCAGCCCCGTATTGACGCTGGAATTATTTCAGCGCTTGGCTCCCAGATCCCGGTGTCGACAATTATTCTGCTTCTTGAACACATCGCCATCTCCAAGT CATTCGGGCGTCTCAATGGCTACAAGATTAACCCCAATCAGGAGTTGATCGCAATCGGCGTTACTAACACCATCGGCACGCTGTTCGCCGCCTACCCTGCTACCGGCTCGTTTTCTCGCTCAGCGCTGAAGAGCAAGTCAGGTGTACGCACCCCTGCTGCTGGATGGATCACCGGCATCACTGTCATTGTTGCACTTTATGGTCTTACCGACGCATTCTTCT GGATCCCCAACGCCGGACTGTCAGCTATTATTATTCACGCTGTCGCAGATCTAGTCGCATCACCTGCACAGGCATTCATGTTTTGGCGCGTAGCACCCCTGGAGTATATCATTTGGTTGGCTGCAGTTCTAGTTACAATATTCTCCTCCATCG AGAATGGAATCTACACTTCAATTATTGCATCTGTTGCATTGCTTCTTATCCGCATTGCTGTCCCCAAGGGGCAGTTCCTTGGCCGTGTGACAGTCCACTCCGAATCTGAAGACAAACGTTCCCGTGACGTTTATGTTCCGTTGTCGATTAACGGTGGCATCATGAATCCCCATGTTAAGGTCGAGGCTCCATCGAACGGAGTGATCATTTATCGCCTGGAGGAGTCCATCACGTTCCCCAACTCATCCAGCGTCAACTCTGCGTTGGTAGATTATGCTAAGGAAAACACGAAgcgtggaaaggatatgacgAATGTACCGCTGAGCGAGCGACCTTGGAATGATCCTG GTCCACGACGAGGAGCGCAGGTTGATGCTGCCGCTGCTGATGCAAGCAAACCTATCCTCCGCGCTGTAGTGCTAGACTTTTCAGCCGTAGCTCACATCGATACGACTGGTGTCCAGAATTTGATGGACACTCGCAAGGAGCTGGAGCGATGGGCAGATCGACCTATCGAGTTCCATTTCGCATCGATCCTATCGCCTTGGATTCGGCGTGCACTGGTCGCTGGAGGGTTCGGTGTTGAGGAGCATGGGCGAGTCATTCCACATGAAATTGCCCCGGTTGTTCCGCCACCCCAGGGACAATACACCGGTCCGAATGACGAGTTCGCCATCACCGCATCCAATAATAGAGCCAGTAAGGATGATGTAGAAGACTTGAAGAGCGCTTCAAGCTCCATGACGGAGTTCGAAGCCGCAATCGTTAGCCGTTCGACTCCTTACTTTCATCTCGATCTGAACTCTGCAGTGCGCGCTGCAGAGAGCTTTGCTTAA
- a CDS encoding NYN domain protein: MNRVGIFWDYENCAPPSGTPGYVVAERVRATCGVYGSVTQFRAYLELSAPPPAGSSQLANTELNPNGPCPPTSPKTLSLRSELQSSGVSLIDCPHNSRKNVADSMLACDLVCFALDNPTSQIPYANHLPVSSYSIPNTPFSAICPTSIPTSKTTIVLISGDRDFAYPLAVLKARKYEVGLIVPPGGAHPALRAQATWVMNWKDILEGGHIADGGQDSTIGTSSRGRVDNMCVDSPNSGVTPPSQGTRRSFVPRRGSISGSRRGSVSISPIPVPPPPHLSTTTGSSAASNSFGGLGAHEGASNSFISNNSLIESLSTSQLLSTSRPSRKSPLRRPAAKAAARPPSRSKSRIGARTGNLERTEQEAPRSFKLEQPRPQPLIVPVPVPLTASPIGSAGPSLAGMSPRAGRPQTPPLFSTNPASPPPPAAPPALPSSTTPPIKTSTPPAKPSTPPKDVLRLPHRPSIPHVATPRPPIPEPYQPVAPGISSPKEQRVDETVPPTLVVPTPKPSTNILQSLLPAAAVLRPVVSSPTRPALAVPPSIQTSNTSTLAPATPVTPPASPPFRWARLQPVHDDTDGDVDRSSTNEKKLKAGKEKTKEKGHPANVVSETRLLANSREVMGSNSKKNSMKLALEVGMLIGCNEEPSAVSGVDSILRSYTERSPRVERDNQNHHSLGDGCSSSEDPVGQKGGAHAPLDSTVDDDDEEEEQFHETFLATFSRPVCSNAPRTPATVKLVSLELTSEENCEGAVEHKKPRVTTPRPIARTSHSLPLIPMMQSLLAGVEGGQPISGNYSDVAGTLPQLEIPRHETAAGVGDRPQYLYSRANSPTPIVAPALQRRKTTPSAISEDFSDGAFDPLLSATYREFQFLISVLERCRRTGQERPLRSLIGAEFTRDVFEQAKATSFKDHVQRAVAAGVVSVGDGPVQGREWISLNGNWKGFGLVLD, from the exons ATGAACCGTGTGGGCATTTTTTGGGATTACG AGAATTGTGCTCCCCCTAGTGGGACCCCTGGCTATGTTGTCGCTGAGCGCGTTAGAGCCACGTGTGGTGTATATGGAAGTGTGACGCAGTTCAGGGCCTATTTGGAGCTCTCGGCGCCACCTCCAGCTGGGTCATCACAACTTGCTAATACGGAATTGAATCCCAATGGTCCCTGCCCTCCTACATCACCCAAAACCCTTTCTCTCCGTTCTGAACTTCAATCTTCCGGTGTGTCTTTAATCGATTGCCCACACAATAGTCGAAAGAATGTCGCCGACTCGATGCTCGCCTGCGACCTCGTGTGCTTTGCACTGGATAACCCAACTTCCCAAATACCCTACGCGAACCACTTGCCTGTGTCTTCTTACAGTATACCCAACACGCCATTCTCAGCTATTTGCCCAACCTCTATCCCAACGTCGAAGACTACTATTGTACTCATTTCCGGGGATCGTGATTTCGCCTACCCCCTTGCAGTTTTAAAGGCTCGCAAGTACGAAGTTGGTTTGATTGTACCTCCAGGCGGAGCACATCCTGCATTACGCGCCCAAGCAACCTGGGTGATGAATTGGAAGGATATATTGGAAGGAGGGCATATAGCAGATGGAGGACAAGATTCGACGATTGGCACTAGTTCGCGAGGACGAGTTGATAACATGTGTGTAGACAGTCCGAACAGTGGGGTTACGCCCCCTTCACAGGGAACTCGCCGATCTTTCGTCCCTCGCCGTGGGTCCATATCCGGTTCGAGGCGCGGCTCTGTATCTATTTCACCAATTCCAgtgccaccaccacctcatCTGTCAACTACTACCGGAAGCTCAGCGGCCTCCAATTCATTTGGTGGCCTTGGAGCCCATGAGGGTGCATCTAATTCATTCATATCGAACAATTCGCTCATCGAGAGTCTTTCCACAAGCCAACTGCTTTCAACGTCCAGGCCATCTCGAAAGTCGCCCCTTAGGCGACCAGCTGCAAAGGCCGCAGCTAGACCACCTTCAAGATCCAAATCAAGGATAGGAGCAAGAACCGGTAACTTAGAAAGAACGGAGCAAGAAGCCCCGCGGTCATTCAAACTCGAGCAACCTAGACCCCAGCCCCTCATCGTTCCCGTTCCCGTTCCTTTGACCGCATCTCCCATTGGATCAGCCGGGCCAAGTCTTGCTGGGATGTCTCCGCGA GCTGGTCGACCACAGACTCCACCGTTATTTTCAACCAATCCTGCgtcccctcctcccccagCTGCCCCTCCAGCGCTTCCTTCGTCTACTACACCCCCCATCAAAACCTCTACACCCCCAGCCAAGCCATCCACTCCACCGAAAGATGTATTACGCCTTCCTCACCGGCCGTCTATTCCACACGTGGCCACACCTCGTCCGCCAATCCCCGAACCGTACCAACCGGTTGCACCAGGCATTTCGAGCCCCAAAGAACAGCGTGTAGACGAAACGGTACCGCCAACATTAGTCGTACCTACTCCCAAGCCAAGCACGAATATACTTCAATCGCTGCTGCCTGCTGCAGCCGTTTTACGTCCTGTAGTCTCGAGCCCTACTCGACCTGCGCTAGCTGTACCGCCTAGCATTCAAACAAGCAATACGAGTACTCTGGCACCAGCTACACCAGTTACGCCCCCTGCTTCTCCACCATTTAGGTGGGCGCGGCTCCAACCGGTCCATGACGATACCGACGGCGACGTAGACCGATCTTCCACTAACGAGAAGAAGTTGAAGGcaggaaaagaaaagactAAGGAGAAGGGACACCCAGCCAATGTGGTCAGCGAAACCCGCCTGCTCGCAAATTCAAGAGAAGTAATGGGGTCGAATTCCAAGAAAAACTCCATGAAGTTGGCATTGGAGGTGGGAATGTTAATAGGGTGCAACGAAGAACCAAGCGCTGTTTCGGGAGTGGACAGCATTTTGAGGTCTTATACCGAACGGAGCCCTAGGGTTGAACGAGACAACCAAAATCACCACTCTCTAGGAGACGGCTGTAGCTCCTCGGAAGATCCCGTTGGACAGAAAGGTGGAGCCCATGCTCCGTTAGACTCTACAGtagacgatgacgacgaagaggaggagCAATTTCATGAAACATTCCTGGCTACGTTCTCAAGACCTGTTTGTTCTAATGCACCTAGGACTCCTGCAACCGTGAAACTTGTATCGTTGGAACTCACTTCCGAAGAAAACTGTGAAGGGGCTGTGGAACACAAGAAACCACGAGTCACCACGCCACGACCCATTGCAAGGACATCCCATTCGTTACCCCTCATCCCAATGATGCAGTCGTTACTTGCTGGGGTAGAAGGCGGCCAGCCTATTTCCGGTAATTATTCTGATGTGGCGGGAACATTGCCCCAATTAGAGATACCCAGGCACGAAACGGCTGCCGGAGTTGGCGATCGTCCCCAATATTTATACAGCAGAGCCAATTCTCCTACACCGATCGTAGCCCCGGCTCTTCAAAGGCGGAAAACAACCCCATCAGCAATCTCTGAAGATTTCTCAGATGGGGCATTCGATCCCTTGCTTAGCGCAACATACAGAGAATTTCAGTTCTTGATTAGTGTTCTTGAAAGGTGCCGTCGGACTGGCCAGGAGCGACCTCTGCGCTCACTAATTGGAGCCGAGTTTACTCGGGATGTATTTGAACAAGCCAAAGCAACTTCTTTTAAGGACCATGTGCAAAGGGCAGTCGCTGCGGGTGTAGTTTCTGTCGGGGATGGTCCTGTCCAAGGAAGAGAGTGGATTTCCCTAAATGGCAATTGGAAGGGCTTTGGGCTGGTGTTAGATTGA